The Bacteroidota bacterium genome includes a window with the following:
- a CDS encoding BlaI/MecI/CopY family transcriptional regulator: MNKEKKNNQPTDSELEILGVLWDNGPSTVRFVNEYLSKRRDIGYTTTLKIMQIMHEKGMLQREADGRMHVYTPMLSEKETQGKLIDRLLETAFGGSASRLVMQALGNHESSPEELEQIKKLIKKLEEGKQ; encoded by the coding sequence ATGAACAAGGAAAAGAAGAATAATCAGCCAACAGACTCCGAGCTCGAGATCCTGGGTGTACTTTGGGATAACGGTCCCAGCACGGTCAGGTTTGTCAATGAGTATCTGAGTAAACGCAGGGATATTGGTTACACCACAACCCTCAAGATCATGCAGATCATGCATGAAAAGGGCATGTTGCAGCGGGAGGCCGATGGCCGCATGCATGTTTACACTCCCATGCTGAGTGAAAAGGAGACTCAGGGAAAGCTTATCGACCGTTTGCTGGAGACTGCCTTCGGGGGTTCGGCCAGCCGCCTGGTAATGCAGGCATTGGGTAACCATGAATCCAGTCCGGAAGAACTTGAACAGATCAAGAAACTGATAAAAAAGCTGGAGGAGGGAAAACAATGA